AGAAGATGGTGAAATGGAAACAGTAGTCTCTAGCCATCTTATTATTGCTACTGGATCTCGTCCTCGTGTATTACCTGGTTTGGTGCCAGACGGGAAAGCTATTCTTAGCAGTGATGAAGCACTCACGCTTGAAGAGTTACCCTCTTCCATCATTATTGTTGGTGGCGGAGTAATTGGTGTGGAATGGGCCTCTATGCTGGCTGATTTCGGAGTCCAGGTTACGGTGGTGGAAGCTGCAGGTCAGTTGCTGCCACAAGAGGATGAAGAGGTAGCTAAAGAACTGCAACGCTTATTGAAAAAACGTGGCGTTAAAGTATTGACTGAAACTACAGTGGAAGCTGCAAGCTGCAAGGTAACGGAGGATGGAATTTCAATCGATGCCCGTAAGGGAGAGCAGACTCAAAGCCTATCCGCAGAAAAGCTGCTTATCTCCGTAGGTAGAGTAGCCAATATCGAGAATATTGGTCTGGAAAACACAGATATTCGCTTTGATAAAGGAATTATTTCTGTAAATGCTAATATGCAGACGGCTGAGCCACATATTTATGCGATTGGCGACTGTATCGGTGGACTTCAACTAGCTCATGCGGCCAGTCATGAAGGCATTAGGGCGGTTAATCATCTTTCCGGGGAGAAGCTTCATCCTTATCATACACATCTTGTACCGCGTTGTGTCTATACACGTCCAGAAGTAGCGAGTGTGGGTCACACTGAGAAGGAAGCTAAAGCATCGGGACATGATGTTGTGACTGGCAAATACCCCTTCTCGGCCATTGGCAAGGCGATTGTATACGGCCAGAAGGACGGGTTTGTTAAAGTTGTAGCGGATCGGAGCAGTGGAGATATTCTTGGTGTGCAAATGATTGGGCCACATGTTACGGATCTAATTGGGGAAGCAGCACTGGCTCAACTGCTGGATGCAACACCTTGGGAGATTGGTGAAGCCATTCATGCTCACCCTACACTTTCGGAGATCATCGGAGAAGCAATGTTAGCTGTAGATGGAAAATCTATAGGGATTTAGCTTTTCTTTTTGGGTGGAAAGGGATTATAATAAACTCAAGCCAAGTCTTAGTACCAGGTTTTAAGATCAGGATACAATTGGTCTTAAATCCTGTAAGACTTCAGGCTTTATGAATAAGGAGGTATCTCTTTATGGAACCCCAAGGTACTGTAGAAACGATTAACAGACATAAGCAGCTTGGATTAAGTGACGGCCAGGTCATCGATATGTACAGATATATGCTGCTCGCACGTAAATACGACGAGCGCAGTCTGCTGCTTCAGCGTGCTGGCAAGATTAACTTTCATGTCTCCGGTATTGGCCAGGAGGCGGGTCAGGTGGCAGCAGCATTCGCGCTGGACCGGCAGAATGA
This window of the Paenibacillus sp. FSL R10-2734 genome carries:
- the lpdA gene encoding dihydrolipoyl dehydrogenase, which translates into the protein MTISCDVAILGGGTGGYVAAIRAAQLGKSVVVIEMDKLGGTCLHRGCIPSKSLLRSAEVYAEINESESYGIETSGVQLVFPKVQKRKEAVVEQLHQGVQYLMRKNKIQVIKGKGRVTGPSIFSPRSGAVAVELEDGEMETVVSSHLIIATGSRPRVLPGLVPDGKAILSSDEALTLEELPSSIIIVGGGVIGVEWASMLADFGVQVTVVEAAGQLLPQEDEEVAKELQRLLKKRGVKVLTETTVEAASCKVTEDGISIDARKGEQTQSLSAEKLLISVGRVANIENIGLENTDIRFDKGIISVNANMQTAEPHIYAIGDCIGGLQLAHAASHEGIRAVNHLSGEKLHPYHTHLVPRCVYTRPEVASVGHTEKEAKASGHDVVTGKYPFSAIGKAIVYGQKDGFVKVVADRSSGDILGVQMIGPHVTDLIGEAALAQLLDATPWEIGEAIHAHPTLSEIIGEAMLAVDGKSIGI